A single Chryseobacterium sp. DNA region contains:
- a CDS encoding electron transfer flavoprotein subunit beta/FixA family protein yields the protein MKILVCISSVPDTTSKINFTADKSAFDKNGIQWVINPLDEFALTKAIKLQESQGAAVTVINVGDATTEPVIRKALAIGANDAVRVNLDPKDSYSTAKEIAAVAQNGGYDLILCGKESIDYNGGSVPGMVAQLLNQPFVNASVGLDVNGSEATAVREIEGGKETISVKLPAIIAGQKGLVDEKDLIIPNMRGIMSARTKPLQVVEPASSEVKVQGVSYDSVPPRAAVKMVSPDNLDELVRLLHEEAKVI from the coding sequence ATGAAAATATTAGTTTGTATTAGTAGTGTTCCGGATACTACTTCCAAAATTAACTTTACAGCAGACAAATCTGCTTTCGACAAAAATGGAATTCAGTGGGTAATCAACCCTCTAGATGAATTTGCGTTGACAAAAGCGATTAAACTTCAGGAATCTCAGGGAGCTGCGGTAACAGTAATTAACGTAGGAGATGCTACTACAGAACCTGTCATCAGAAAGGCTCTGGCTATCGGTGCAAATGATGCGGTAAGAGTAAACCTTGATCCGAAAGACAGCTATTCTACAGCAAAAGAAATTGCTGCTGTAGCTCAAAACGGAGGATATGACCTTATCCTTTGCGGTAAAGAATCAATCGATTATAACGGAGGTTCTGTTCCGGGAATGGTTGCTCAGTTGTTGAACCAGCCTTTCGTTAATGCATCAGTAGGATTGGATGTAAACGGAAGTGAAGCTACTGCAGTAAGAGAAATTGAAGGCGGAAAAGAAACGATTTCTGTAAAATTGCCGGCAATCATTGCCGGTCAGAAAGGATTAGTAGATGAAAAAGATCTTATCATTCCCAATATGAGAGGAATTATGTCTGCAAGAACAAAACCTCTGCAGGTAGTAGAGCCTGCTTCTTCAGAAGTAAAAGTTCAGGGAGTATCTTATGACAGCGTACCGCCAAGAGCTGCTGTGAAAATGGTTTCTCCTGACAATCTGGATGAACTGGTGAGATTACTTCACGAAGAAGCTAAAGTAATCTAA
- a CDS encoding MFS transporter, which produces MSETEIQQPKNIKNNPKIMKAWAVYDWANSVYSLVITSTIFPIYYSILTTAYEKKEYVAETKKWIDVPVRHMIKIFGEEYQPDAVYGYSLTISFFIVVLLSPFLSSLADTIGNKKSFLQFFCYLGATSCMGLAMFTGMHNVFLGLLFSITASVGFWGSLVFYNSFLPDIATPDKQDALSARGYVYGYIGSVVLVVICLVLIQVFAKGAAQQLLFTRISFLLTGAWWFGFSQYTFKHLPQFGDVKDKLPKDLVLLNYKNIFKKHAEQGGFFEVLKDNMSFYKDIAKESFHELFKVGGELFKDRNLKFFLSSFFFYSVGMQTIFLMATLFGKSEINLAQDKLIGTLLVIQIEAIIGAVIFSRLSKRIGNKNVISIAIVLWIVACIWAYFLNKENPTVEYQFYGVAAVVGLVMGGLQAMSRSTYSKLLPENSMENTTYFSFYDVLEKIAIIIGTFIFATLIEHFNNMRIAALSMTLFFGAGLILIRFLKVKMRKDRDTL; this is translated from the coding sequence ATGTCTGAAACTGAGATTCAACAGCCTAAAAACATAAAAAATAATCCAAAGATTATGAAAGCCTGGGCTGTATATGACTGGGCAAATTCTGTTTACTCTTTGGTCATTACCTCTACTATTTTCCCTATTTATTATTCCATTCTTACCACAGCTTATGAGAAGAAGGAATATGTAGCGGAAACCAAAAAATGGATCGATGTTCCGGTAAGGCATATGATCAAAATTTTCGGTGAAGAGTACCAGCCCGATGCAGTATATGGATATTCATTAACGATATCCTTTTTTATCGTAGTACTGCTTTCACCGTTTTTATCCTCTTTAGCAGATACCATTGGCAATAAAAAGTCATTCCTGCAGTTTTTCTGCTATCTGGGAGCTACCTCATGTATGGGATTAGCCATGTTTACCGGAATGCATAATGTATTTCTGGGACTTCTGTTCAGTATTACAGCAAGTGTTGGATTCTGGGGAAGTCTGGTTTTCTATAACTCTTTTTTGCCGGATATTGCAACGCCGGATAAGCAGGATGCGCTTTCAGCAAGAGGATATGTGTACGGATATATCGGTTCTGTAGTTCTGGTCGTAATCTGTTTGGTCCTGATTCAGGTTTTTGCCAAAGGAGCAGCCCAACAGTTGCTATTCACAAGAATAAGCTTCTTATTGACCGGAGCATGGTGGTTTGGGTTCTCCCAATATACCTTCAAACATCTTCCTCAGTTTGGAGATGTGAAAGATAAGCTGCCTAAAGATCTGGTTTTATTAAACTATAAGAATATCTTTAAAAAACATGCTGAGCAGGGAGGCTTTTTTGAAGTATTAAAAGATAATATGAGCTTCTATAAAGATATAGCAAAAGAAAGTTTTCATGAGCTATTCAAGGTAGGAGGCGAGCTTTTTAAGGACAGAAACCTGAAGTTCTTCCTATCAAGTTTCTTCTTTTATAGTGTAGGGATGCAGACTATTTTCCTGATGGCGACCTTATTTGGAAAAAGTGAGATCAACCTGGCTCAGGATAAACTGATCGGAACCTTATTGGTGATTCAGATTGAAGCCATCATTGGAGCTGTAATATTCTCAAGACTATCCAAAAGAATCGGGAATAAAAATGTTATTTCGATTGCCATTGTATTATGGATCGTAGCTTGTATATGGGCTTATTTCCTGAACAAAGAAAATCCAACCGTGGAATACCAGTTTTATGGAGTGGCGGCAGTAGTCGGATTGGTCATGGGTGGCCTTCAGGCAATGTCTAGATCTACTTATTCCAAACTTCTTCCGGAAAACTCAATGGAAAATACCACGTATTTCAGTTTTTATGATGTATTGGAGAAAATTGCCATCATTATTGGAACATTTATTTTTGCAACATTGATTGAACATTTCAATAATATGCGCATCGCAGCTTTATCAATGACTTTATTTTTCGGAGCAGGCTTGATTCTGATCAGGTTCCTGAAGGTGAAGATGAGAAAAGACAGAGATACTTTATAA
- a CDS encoding bifunctional nuclease family protein, which yields MDYKQLIIRGISYSQTQSGAYALLLEHEETHIKLPVVIGNFEAQSISLGLEKDIHPPRPLTHDLFTKFIVSANYELVSVIIYQIVDGVFFSNINFKNKITEEELILDARTSDAVAMAVRFDAPIFTTQQVLSEAGILLELEDVSKEEQPFSETVQNEDNLKSLSMEELQKLLDEAVKEEDYDTALEIQEEIKRRKKKID from the coding sequence ATGGATTATAAGCAGCTAATTATTCGCGGAATATCGTACAGCCAAACCCAATCCGGGGCGTACGCATTGTTACTGGAACATGAAGAAACACATATAAAATTACCTGTTGTTATAGGAAATTTCGAAGCTCAGTCGATCTCTCTCGGCCTTGAGAAAGATATTCATCCGCCGCGTCCTCTTACTCATGACTTATTTACAAAATTTATAGTTTCTGCCAATTATGAACTGGTTTCTGTTATTATTTATCAGATTGTAGATGGTGTTTTCTTTTCAAATATCAATTTCAAAAATAAAATTACAGAGGAAGAATTGATCCTTGATGCAAGAACCTCCGATGCTGTAGCAATGGCCGTAAGGTTTGACGCCCCTATTTTTACAACACAGCAAGTGTTGAGTGAAGCAGGAATTTTATTGGAACTTGAAGATGTTTCAAAAGAAGAACAGCCTTTCTCAGAAACCGTACAGAATGAAGACAACCTAAAATCTCTTTCCATGGAAGAACTTCAGAAATTACTGGATGAAGCCGTTAAAGAAGAAGATTATGATACCGCCCTTGAAATTCAGGAAGAAATTAAAAGGAGGAAAAAGAAAATTGATTAA
- a CDS encoding electron transfer flavoprotein subunit alpha/FixB family protein codes for MAVFVYAENINGVYKKAAFEAVSYAKAIADKAGDTVTAITVNPTDSSDLLYKYGASNVINIKDEGLKSFSAKAFAQAVSEVAEGNTIVFPHTTDASSIAPMLAVMKNYSLITNALEAPESLSPFQVKRKAFSGKGFMHAKAEGTGVIVTVSQNAFGVKENAVSGSEEVKNLSVANEDTKVISHEQSSGKLDLKEAEIVVSAGRGMKGPENWGMIEDLANVLGAATACSKPVSDIGWRPHTEHVGQTGKAIAPNLYIAVGISGAIQHLAGVNSSKTIVVINNDAEAPFFKSADYGVVGDAFQIIPALTEKIKAIKG; via the coding sequence ATGGCAGTATTCGTATACGCAGAAAATATAAACGGAGTTTACAAAAAAGCGGCTTTTGAAGCAGTTTCTTATGCTAAAGCTATTGCAGACAAAGCTGGAGATACCGTTACAGCAATTACTGTAAACCCTACTGATTCTTCAGATTTATTATACAAATATGGAGCGTCAAATGTAATCAATATCAAAGACGAAGGTCTTAAAAGTTTTTCGGCAAAAGCATTTGCACAGGCTGTAAGTGAAGTGGCAGAAGGAAACACTATCGTTTTCCCGCATACTACTGATGCTTCTTCAATCGCTCCCATGTTAGCGGTAATGAAGAACTATTCTTTAATTACCAATGCTTTGGAAGCTCCTGAAAGCCTTTCTCCTTTCCAGGTGAAGAGAAAAGCATTCTCAGGAAAAGGATTTATGCATGCAAAAGCTGAAGGAACCGGAGTAATCGTAACCGTTTCTCAAAATGCTTTTGGAGTTAAAGAAAATGCCGTATCAGGTTCTGAAGAGGTTAAAAACCTTTCGGTAGCTAATGAAGATACTAAAGTGATTTCTCACGAACAAAGTTCAGGTAAATTAGACCTTAAAGAAGCTGAAATCGTTGTTTCTGCAGGAAGAGGAATGAAAGGACCTGAGAACTGGGGAATGATCGAAGATTTAGCAAACGTTTTAGGCGCTGCTACAGCATGTTCTAAGCCGGTTTCCGACATCGGTTGGAGACCTCACACAGAACACGTGGGACAAACCGGTAAAGCAATTGCACCCAACCTTTACATTGCGGTAGGGATTTCAGGAGCAATTCAGCACCTTGCCGGAGTAAACTCTTCAAAAACTATTGTAGTGATCAATAATGATGCAGAAGCCCCTTTCTTCAAGTCAGCAGACTATGGAGTAGTAGGAGATGCTTTCCAGATTATTCCTGCATTAACTGAGAAAATCAAAGCAATAAAAGGATAA
- a CDS encoding nucleoside permease: MNLKLRLTILSFLQFFVWGAWLITMANFWFGTKHWEGTQFGAVFGTMGIASIFMPTITGIIADRWVNAERIFSVLHILYGAILFILPHSADPNSFFSVMLVAMCFYMPTIALANSISYTILKNNNLDVVKDFPPIRVWGTIGFIVAMWITNLSGNKATEGQFYIGGAVAIFLGIYALTLPKCPPQKLIDKDAPLSEQLGLNAFKLFGNYKMALFFLFSMLLGAALQLTNAYGDVFLSEFAHFPKYADSFVVQRSTIIMSISQVSETLFILAIPFFLKKFGIKKVMLMSMLAWVLRFGFFAYGVPDGFGLSLIILSCIVYGMAFDFFNISGSLFVETTTDKKIRSSAQGLFMMMTNGFGAVFGSYIAGWAIDKFFTHKFTTVSDLSAYLDTTADNPSFLEILKTSFNAAVNPDGTLSSVVMVKDWQQIWLSFAVYALILALFFAVLFRHKHKQEDVSSIKH, from the coding sequence ATGAATTTAAAATTACGACTGACCATCCTCAGTTTTCTCCAGTTTTTTGTTTGGGGAGCTTGGCTGATTACGATGGCAAACTTCTGGTTTGGTACAAAACATTGGGAAGGAACACAGTTTGGAGCTGTTTTCGGAACAATGGGAATTGCTTCCATTTTTATGCCGACCATTACAGGGATTATTGCTGACCGTTGGGTAAATGCCGAGCGTATCTTTTCAGTTTTACATATCCTTTACGGGGCTATTCTTTTCATATTGCCGCATTCTGCAGATCCAAACTCATTCTTCTCGGTAATGCTTGTTGCAATGTGTTTTTATATGCCGACTATTGCCCTTGCCAATTCTATTTCCTACACGATCCTGAAAAATAATAACCTGGATGTCGTGAAAGATTTTCCACCAATTCGTGTATGGGGTACCATTGGTTTTATTGTTGCCATGTGGATCACGAACCTGAGCGGAAACAAAGCAACGGAAGGACAGTTCTATATTGGAGGGGCTGTAGCGATATTTTTGGGAATTTATGCCCTTACTTTACCGAAATGTCCTCCACAGAAGCTTATCGATAAAGACGCTCCGTTATCAGAGCAGTTGGGATTAAATGCATTTAAGCTTTTCGGAAACTATAAAATGGCATTGTTCTTTTTGTTTTCAATGCTTTTGGGAGCAGCGCTTCAGCTGACCAATGCCTATGGTGATGTATTTTTAAGTGAATTTGCCCATTTTCCGAAATATGCCGACTCATTTGTAGTACAGAGATCTACGATCATCATGTCTATCTCCCAGGTTTCAGAGACCCTGTTTATTTTGGCGATTCCTTTCTTCCTGAAGAAATTCGGAATTAAAAAAGTAATGCTGATGTCTATGCTGGCTTGGGTATTGAGGTTTGGATTCTTTGCGTACGGAGTTCCGGACGGTTTCGGATTATCACTGATCATCCTTTCTTGTATTGTGTACGGAATGGCTTTTGACTTCTTTAATATTTCAGGCTCTCTTTTCGTAGAGACCACTACAGATAAAAAGATCCGTTCTTCAGCCCAGGGGTTATTTATGATGATGACCAATGGCTTTGGAGCTGTTTTCGGAAGTTATATTGCAGGCTGGGCCATAGATAAATTCTTTACCCACAAATTTACGACAGTTTCAGATCTGTCTGCCTATTTGGATACAACAGCAGATAACCCCAGTTTCCTGGAAATTTTAAAGACAAGTTTCAATGCCGCAGTCAACCCTGACGGAACCCTTTCCTCTGTGGTTATGGTAAAAGACTGGCAGCAGATATGGCTGTCTTTTGCTGTTTATGCATTGATCCTTGCTCTATTTTTTGCAGTCCTGTTCAGACATAAACATAAGCAGGAAGATGTATCTTCTATCAAGCATTAG
- a CDS encoding SDR family oxidoreductase — protein MSENKTAYITGGTKGIGFGIAKVLLENGISVAFSGRKRDDVMKAEEELKQYSEKVLGIVSDVRSLESEQEAIRYTTEKFGRLDFVIANAGLGIFKPVDELTAEEWNDMIETNLTGVFYTLKASVEELKKTKGYYITISSLAGANFFENGTGYNASKFGVVGFTQAAMIDLRKYNIKSTVIMPGSVATYFNGNTPSEKDSWKIQPEDIGNLVLDILKMNPRVLPSKIEFRATKPGK, from the coding sequence ATGTCAGAAAATAAAACAGCTTATATAACGGGCGGAACCAAAGGAATCGGTTTCGGGATCGCCAAAGTATTGCTGGAAAATGGAATTTCAGTCGCATTTTCCGGAAGAAAAAGAGATGATGTCATGAAGGCTGAGGAGGAACTTAAGCAGTACTCAGAAAAGGTATTGGGGATTGTTTCAGATGTAAGGAGCCTTGAGAGCGAACAGGAAGCAATACGATATACAACAGAAAAATTCGGAAGGCTGGACTTTGTGATTGCTAATGCAGGATTAGGTATTTTTAAACCTGTAGATGAGCTGACAGCAGAAGAATGGAATGATATGATTGAAACAAATCTTACAGGAGTATTCTATACCTTAAAAGCGTCTGTAGAAGAGTTGAAAAAGACCAAAGGGTATTATATCACCATTTCAAGCTTGGCGGGAGCCAATTTCTTCGAGAACGGAACGGGGTATAATGCCTCAAAGTTCGGAGTCGTAGGATTTACCCAGGCGGCCATGATTGATTTAAGAAAATACAATATTAAATCTACCGTCATTATGCCGGGCTCAGTCGCAACTTATTTCAACGGAAATACTCCGTCAGAAAAAGACAGCTGGAAGATTCAGCCGGAAGATATAGGGAATCTGGTATTGGATATTTTAAAGATGAATCCAAGAGTTTTGCCCAGCAAAATAGAGTTTAGGGCAACGAAACCAGGTAAGTAA
- a CDS encoding thiolase family protein — MKEVFIVSAVRTPMGSFMGSLSTVPATKLGATAVKGALDKIGLDAGLVQEIYMGNVLQAGEGQAPARQVALGAGLSINTPSTTVNKVCASGMKAVTMAAQAIKAGDAEVIVAGGMENMSLVPHYYNARVAAKLGDIKMQDGMVLDGLTDVYNKVHMGVCAEKCAADYNITREDQDNFAVESYKRSAKAWSEGKFNDEIVPVSIPQRKGEPVLFAEDEEYKAVNFDRISTLPTVFKKEEGTVTAANASTLNDGASALILVSKEKMEELGLKPLAKIVSYADAAQEPENFTTAPAKALPIALKKAGLEIADIDFFEFNEAFSVVGLANNKILGLDASKVNVNGGAVALGHPLGSSGSRIIVTLINVLKQNNAKYGAAAICNGGGGASAIVIENI, encoded by the coding sequence ATGAAAGAAGTATTCATTGTTTCCGCAGTAAGAACTCCTATGGGAAGTTTTATGGGAAGCTTATCAACAGTTCCGGCTACAAAATTAGGAGCTACTGCCGTAAAAGGAGCATTAGATAAAATTGGTCTTGATGCCGGTCTGGTTCAGGAGATCTACATGGGGAATGTATTACAGGCAGGAGAAGGCCAGGCGCCGGCTCGTCAGGTAGCGTTAGGAGCGGGTCTTTCAATCAATACACCTTCTACTACGGTAAATAAAGTTTGTGCTTCGGGAATGAAAGCTGTAACCATGGCTGCACAGGCGATCAAAGCTGGTGATGCGGAAGTAATCGTTGCCGGAGGTATGGAAAACATGTCTTTGGTTCCTCACTATTATAATGCAAGGGTAGCTGCAAAGCTTGGAGATATAAAAATGCAGGACGGGATGGTATTAGACGGCCTTACAGACGTATACAACAAAGTACATATGGGAGTATGTGCAGAAAAATGTGCTGCAGACTATAATATCACGAGAGAAGATCAGGATAACTTTGCTGTGGAATCTTATAAAAGATCGGCAAAGGCTTGGAGCGAAGGGAAATTTAATGATGAAATAGTACCGGTTTCAATTCCTCAGAGAAAAGGAGAACCAGTCCTCTTTGCAGAAGATGAAGAATATAAAGCCGTAAATTTCGACAGAATTTCAACACTTCCAACCGTATTTAAAAAAGAAGAAGGAACAGTTACAGCAGCTAATGCTTCTACATTAAATGACGGAGCTTCTGCCCTGATCTTGGTATCTAAGGAAAAAATGGAAGAATTAGGCCTTAAGCCTTTAGCAAAAATTGTTTCCTATGCTGATGCAGCTCAGGAGCCTGAAAACTTTACAACAGCACCGGCTAAAGCATTACCGATTGCTCTTAAAAAAGCTGGATTGGAGATCGCAGATATCGATTTCTTCGAATTTAACGAAGCTTTTTCTGTAGTAGGACTGGCTAACAATAAAATCTTAGGATTGGATGCTTCCAAAGTAAACGTCAATGGAGGAGCTGTTGCACTTGGACATCCACTGGGAAGTTCTGGTTCTAGAATCATTGTAACATTGATCAACGTATTGAAGCAGAATAATGCAAAATACGGTGCTGCAGCTATCTGTAACGGTGGTGGTGGTGCTTCTGCAATCGTGATTGAAAATATATAA
- a CDS encoding ferritin-like protein produces the protein MQTNFERFLKPVFQLAETNRLRSVSVMNLQGDESSESLETTDPKQLKVEIPYEFNAKDYLSFLLYINAEIEHGLMLQYLYAGYSIGGSHIPEKYQQKVKNWQDIILGIAKEEMGHFISVQNVLKLIGAPLNFGRMDYPWDTPFYPFPFKLERLTLESLGKYVYAESPEGWIDKADDIAKEVKKDIDKATSDPHRVGALFAVILSLINDDKQIPDDLFNANTYAFQAKFDEWGRGYTGGQRGSAHAGPKGSPDVLVVPLTCRDDAYAALSEISEQGEAPKEAEDDDKPSHFERFLFVYKELRDLKKELGESWEPSRNVATNPFIAQREEDGSLESSKNVGTDYEKDAIKNLEARSWGHLFNVRYRMLLNYLAHSFVLDNGFNNNGAVSPRATIINATFGEMYNLRSISNVLVQTPLNPDGEGDKMAGPPFSIPYTLDLPVGEANRWREHQDLIEASETIIQSLIPYVSPANLKYLNVLREADQGLSAIIKELISTSK, from the coding sequence ATGCAAACTAATTTTGAAAGATTTCTAAAACCTGTTTTTCAACTGGCGGAGACCAACAGGCTAAGAAGCGTAAGTGTAATGAATCTCCAGGGAGATGAAAGTTCTGAATCTTTGGAAACGACAGATCCCAAACAACTAAAGGTAGAAATTCCTTATGAGTTTAATGCCAAAGACTACCTTTCCTTTTTGCTGTATATCAATGCTGAAATTGAACATGGGCTTATGCTGCAGTATCTGTATGCAGGCTACAGTATCGGAGGTTCCCATATCCCGGAAAAATACCAGCAGAAGGTAAAAAACTGGCAGGATATTATTCTGGGAATTGCCAAAGAAGAAATGGGACATTTTATCTCTGTTCAAAATGTGCTCAAATTAATCGGAGCGCCTTTGAACTTTGGAAGAATGGATTATCCCTGGGATACCCCGTTCTATCCGTTTCCTTTTAAACTGGAACGGCTTACCCTGGAATCATTGGGTAAATACGTGTATGCCGAATCACCGGAAGGATGGATCGACAAAGCTGATGATATTGCTAAAGAAGTAAAAAAGGATATTGATAAGGCAACCAGTGATCCGCACAGGGTAGGCGCCTTATTTGCTGTAATATTAAGTCTCATTAATGATGATAAACAGATTCCTGATGACCTTTTTAATGCCAATACCTATGCTTTTCAGGCCAAATTTGATGAATGGGGACGCGGCTATACAGGAGGACAACGCGGGAGTGCCCATGCAGGTCCAAAAGGGAGTCCTGATGTATTAGTCGTTCCTTTAACCTGTAGAGATGATGCCTACGCTGCATTATCAGAAATTTCAGAACAGGGAGAAGCTCCCAAAGAAGCTGAAGATGATGATAAACCCTCACATTTTGAACGCTTCTTGTTTGTGTATAAAGAGCTTCGTGACCTGAAAAAGGAATTGGGAGAATCCTGGGAGCCCTCAAGAAATGTAGCCACCAATCCGTTTATTGCCCAAAGAGAAGAGGATGGTAGCCTGGAATCATCAAAGAATGTAGGCACTGATTATGAAAAGGATGCCATCAAAAACCTTGAAGCGAGATCATGGGGCCACCTTTTTAACGTCCGGTACAGAATGCTGCTGAACTACCTTGCCCATAGTTTTGTATTGGATAACGGCTTTAACAATAATGGTGCTGTTTCACCGAGGGCCACCATCATCAATGCAACGTTTGGAGAGATGTATAATTTAAGAAGTATTTCTAATGTGCTGGTTCAGACTCCGCTCAATCCTGACGGAGAAGGAGATAAGATGGCCGGCCCGCCATTCAGTATTCCTTACACACTAGACCTGCCGGTAGGAGAAGCAAACCGTTGGCGTGAGCATCAGGATCTGATAGAAGCCAGCGAGACAATCATTCAAAGTCTTATTCCTTATGTATCACCGGCCAATTTAAAATACCTGAATGTATTAAGAGAAGCCGATCAGGGACTTTCTGCCATCATCAAAGAACTTATCTCTACTTCCAAATAA
- a CDS encoding radical SAM protein: protein MTTLIDTGHITRDVADRLAQKIASESGPASPLIHLVKGGQGTQLLITNGSMLYRISPQTEAEFQVLLDSKDEAGIEKKLSEMGLEAARKIDDEPLKSPAVHALSLAIAQKCNMGCTYCYADQGSFGGAMKNMTMDVATKSIDLLLNGCPENGKVQLTFLGGEPLLNRKAIREATEYAVKKAAEKNISVGFSMTTNGTLLTREDAEFFEHHGFSVTISLDGLKEEHDAQRPLKGGAGTYSRIMENSKFLLQIQRKMQVSVRVTVTPANLNLLDALDSFINMGFHSVGFSPLLNSSSGKGEMNTEDLEQLLSAMIACGLHFEKKILEGKRYPYLNMINALKEIDKGTHRPYPCGAGAGYMGVSAEGELSACHRFVNEPAGRMGDIENGIDEQLQNTWLQSRHVHQQSPCSQCWARYLCGGGCHHEVLDKGRNACNYIRGWLHYTIQAHERLSRMVPGWFR from the coding sequence ATGACAACGCTTATTGATACAGGCCATATCACGAGAGATGTGGCAGACAGGCTGGCGCAAAAAATAGCTTCCGAATCCGGCCCGGCTTCCCCATTGATCCATCTGGTAAAGGGCGGGCAGGGTACCCAGCTGTTGATTACAAATGGAAGCATGCTCTACCGGATCTCTCCGCAGACAGAAGCAGAATTTCAAGTATTGCTGGATTCAAAGGATGAGGCGGGTATTGAGAAAAAATTATCAGAGATGGGCCTGGAAGCAGCCCGGAAAATAGATGATGAACCTTTAAAAAGCCCTGCAGTACATGCACTTTCGCTTGCCATTGCTCAAAAATGCAATATGGGATGTACGTACTGCTATGCTGATCAGGGAAGCTTTGGAGGAGCCATGAAAAATATGACAATGGATGTTGCCACCAAATCGATTGACCTATTGCTTAACGGCTGCCCTGAAAATGGAAAAGTACAGCTTACATTTCTTGGGGGCGAGCCTCTTCTGAACCGGAAGGCTATCAGGGAAGCAACAGAATATGCTGTCAAGAAAGCGGCGGAAAAAAACATAAGCGTCGGTTTTTCCATGACTACAAATGGAACTCTGCTTACCCGGGAGGATGCAGAATTCTTTGAGCATCATGGTTTTTCAGTGACCATCAGCCTTGACGGGCTGAAAGAAGAGCATGACGCCCAGCGGCCCCTTAAAGGCGGTGCAGGCACTTACAGCCGGATCATGGAAAATAGTAAGTTCTTACTACAGATCCAGCGGAAAATGCAGGTGTCTGTCCGGGTAACGGTTACTCCTGCCAATCTGAACCTATTGGATGCGCTTGACAGTTTTATCAATATGGGTTTTCATAGCGTAGGCTTTTCTCCATTGCTGAATTCAAGCAGCGGGAAAGGAGAGATGAATACAGAAGATCTGGAACAGTTACTGAGTGCAATGATTGCCTGTGGGCTGCATTTTGAAAAAAAAATACTGGAAGGAAAGCGTTATCCCTATCTGAATATGATTAATGCACTCAAAGAGATTGATAAAGGAACCCACAGACCTTACCCATGCGGTGCAGGAGCAGGATATATGGGAGTATCGGCTGAAGGGGAACTTTCAGCCTGTCACAGATTTGTCAATGAGCCTGCAGGACGAATGGGAGATATTGAAAATGGCATTGATGAACAGCTTCAAAACACCTGGCTGCAGTCAAGGCATGTACATCAGCAGTCTCCCTGCAGCCAATGCTGGGCCCGCTATCTCTGTGGCGGAGGATGCCACCACGAAGTGCTTGATAAAGGAAGGAATGCCTGCAACTATATCCGGGGGTGGCTGCATTATACCATTCAGGCCCACGAAAGGCTTTCAAGAATGGTTCCCGGTTGGTTCCGCTAA